The DNA region AAGAAAAAGAATACGGACGGCACAGAAGAACACCAAGGGTTCTGGCTTGAAAAGATCGTTGATAAAAAAGTGCAGTGTCCCGAATTACAGGCATATGTGGACGAATACAACAAGCCCATCATAGTTAAGGACGAATTCTTCGGAGAGCTTAAATACGACAGAACAGAAGAGCGTTTCGAGGGTGAGATAAAGTTCGGCGAAGACAGTATCGGAGTATATATCTATGCGGAATATGAGCCCGAGAAGTGGGAGGCAATTATAAAAAATGCGGCTGAACACGTAGGCGATATATCCGAGCTGGACGAAAAATGCAGGAGATATGCAGCACAAAATATTGATGAAGTGTTCGATGAAGATAGCAACGAACTCTCCGAGCAGGCTATATACGACGATCTGTCTCCGGTATGTTTAGACATTTATGATGAGACAGAGATCATAGCGGTATATGGTTCCGATAATCTATTTGGCTCACCTGAAATAAGGGTAAGCTATGATAAGGAAAAAGGTTCTTACGACTGGGAAATGGAATGTTAAAGCAAACGCGATCGAAAGGAGTGTATACTCATGAGGTACAGAGACAGACAGGGCAACGAGTATAAAGTCACCACTAATCAGGACAGATTCCTGAATGATGCTTATGACAGCTACCTGGGCAGAAGCGTGCTGGAGATAGCTTCACTGCCCGTATTCTCAAAGGTCAGCAGAAAGGTGCTGAACAGCAGACTCAGCAGCGGATTTATTGAGAATTTCGCCGAAAAGAACGGTATAGATATGTTCGACTACGAGGACAAGCAGTATTCATCTTTCAACGAGTTCTTCACCCGCAGGATAAAGCCCGGCAGAAGACACTTTGAGCCCGACGAACACAAACTGGTCTCCCCTTCGGACGGTAAAGTGAGCGCTTATGAGATAACACCATCGAATACCTTTGTTATAAAGGACTCGGTATACAATGTGGACAGCCTGCTGCGTGACAAAAAGCTGGCACAGAAATACGCAGGCGGATACGCTCTTATCATAAGACTTAGCGTTGATGACTACCACAGATACATATACCCACTCAGCGGTATCAAAAGCCATGACCGCAATATAAAGGGCTTCCTGAATACAGTCAACCCTGTAGCTAACCGCCATGTGGAGGTCTACAAAGAGAATTCCCGTACCTACTGTATGCTGAGAACAGAGTTCTTCGGCGATGTGATACAGATGGAAGTCGGTGCACTGATGGTGGGTAAAATTTCCAACCACCACCCCTGGGGAAATCACAGAGTTCGTCAGGGCGAGGAAAAGGGTATGTTTGAATTCGGCGGTTCGACTATCGTAGTACTGCTTGAAAAAGGCGCGGCAATAGTTGACGAAGACCTGCTGATAAACACCCGCGAGGGCGCTGAGACAAAGGTGCGTCAGGGTGAACAGCTGGCGAAGTCTGTAAAATAAGGACAGCGCTTATGGATATCGAAGCTACAAAAGCATATTACGCAGGTATGAGCAGAAACAGTGTATGCAGCTGTGATTATTGTCAGAACCTGGTCGATGAGATAAAAAGTGCATACCCTGAAGTCGCTGAGTATCTTTTGGGGCTTGGCGTGGATATTGAGCGTCCTTTTGAGGTCTTTCTGCCCATAGAGAATGATGACGGATATATGGACTATTATGCGGTGCAATACCTTGTGGCGGGCGAGCCTGATGGTTTTGAGGAAACGAAGATAGGTGATATCTCCGTTTACGTCACAGAGGTTCACCCCGACGCGACATACAAAGATAAATATTTTGTCATTGAAGCGGGAACATTCCATATAAAATGCAGATATGACAAGTATAAATTCAACTGAGAAACGGTGAATACTATGTGCCTTATATGTGACAGGATAGATATGATAAAAAAGGGCGAAAACCCCTATTTCGTAAAAGAGCTCGAAACTGGCTATGTGGTCATAGGCGACCATCAGCATTTCTACGGTTACACACTTTTTCTGTACAAGCACCACGGTGATAAGACCGAGCTTTTCCACCTTGACAAAGCTGAAAGAGCTAAGTTTATGGAAGAGATGGTACTTGTTGCCGAAGCGGCGGCAAAGGCTTTCGGGGCTGAAAAGATGAACTATGAACTTCTCGGTATGGGTGACGCTCATCTGCACTGGCACCTTTTCCCGCGGAGAACAGGAGATATCGGCAATTGCTACAACAACGG from Ruminococcus albus AD2013 includes:
- a CDS encoding phosphatidylserine decarboxylase, whose amino-acid sequence is MRYRDRQGNEYKVTTNQDRFLNDAYDSYLGRSVLEIASLPVFSKVSRKVLNSRLSSGFIENFAEKNGIDMFDYEDKQYSSFNEFFTRRIKPGRRHFEPDEHKLVSPSDGKVSAYEITPSNTFVIKDSVYNVDSLLRDKKLAQKYAGGYALIIRLSVDDYHRYIYPLSGIKSHDRNIKGFLNTVNPVANRHVEVYKENSRTYCMLRTEFFGDVIQMEVGALMVGKISNHHPWGNHRVRQGEEKGMFEFGGSTIVVLLEKGAAIVDEDLLINTREGAETKVRQGEQLAKSVK
- a CDS encoding HIT family protein — encoded protein: MCLICDRIDMIKKGENPYFVKELETGYVVIGDHQHFYGYTLFLYKHHGDKTELFHLDKAERAKFMEEMVLVAEAAAKAFGAEKMNYELLGMGDAHLHWHLFPRRTGDIGNCYNNGRGPVWSIPMDVMYSDDNRPTAEELEEMKRKLREELDKLT